One stretch of Arachis hypogaea cultivar Tifrunner chromosome 20, arahy.Tifrunner.gnm2.J5K5, whole genome shotgun sequence DNA includes these proteins:
- the LOC112786091 gene encoding uncharacterized protein produces MFAVKKLVEKASIKKPGGNSSDGLKASDVDPRLLFHNGVPSGAANFAFDNTHMILAISTKDGRIKLYGKGNSQGLLESSEPLPSKFLQFIQNQGILINVTSNNHIEVWDIDKKLLSDAYIVKEEITSFAVIQHSLYMYIGYSNGNISVLKIDQEPWHMVQMQYTIPLSASYGDSEVPDDTVVTHILPQPAAESKRVLIIFRNGQIILWDIRESKTVFKTGGNMSQPLHSETKKVSSACWSCPFGSKVVVGYNNGEIFIWSIPSLNVGRDSSASAPDHNSTQNTPLLKLNLGYKSEKIPIGSMKWIYAEGKASRLYVMGDCDDASSLNSLQVVLLNDNIESRTIKLGLHLSESCVAMELISASSNEQSKHRQESLILIGKSGHIYQYDDGLIERYLIQSQSKSSPSLPKEVTVKLPFADSSITTSKFISNTTNILNIEEEYYRELIKNYPPLITVETNQKDGSTLSSAKFTGFSKVQNLYITGHSNGALNFWDASCPLFIPILQLKQQSENDFSLSGIPLTALFFDSTYPLLVSGDQSGTVRLFRFKPEPYTTNSFMSLTGSSKKGTDHIIQSVKVLKTNGAVLSMNINHSSTHLAIGSDQGHVSVFSMDGPTLLYQKNIASEISAGIVDLQFLTCSLQGFEKNILAVGTKDSSIFALDTETGNTLGNGSVHPKKPSRALFMQVLEGQGNSEDATTKQSYILLCSEKALYVYSLVHAVQGTKKVLYKKKFHSSSCCWASTFHSNNDIGLMLLFTNGKVELRSLPELSLIVETSIRGFNYSPPKLGSFSDIQMCCSSRGDLVLVSGDQEILVFSTLVQSKIFRLLDFVSTIYSKERMTSQEELVPSQAIHKEKKKGIFSSVIKDLTGGKEKHAPIAETEDSKESIQELSVIFSNPNFPSETDNNDNLTADEDDLDLNIDDIDIDDHEEKHREQNKLGLGALNKKKLAGKFHALKGKLKEMKGNIHKTSAKEDQQEEQAGTVDQIKKKYGFSSYSCSNETSAAKLSESKLRDNLNKLQGINVKTTEMQDTAKSFSSLANQVLRTAEQDRRSS; encoded by the exons ATGTTCGCCGTGAAGAAGCTCGTTGAAAAAGCCTCCATAAAGAAG CCAGGAGGAAATTCCTCAGATGGATTAAAAGCAAGTGATGTGGATCCAAGGTTGTTATTTCATAATGGGGTGCCATCTGGTGCTGCAAACTTTGCTTTTGACAATACTCACATGATACTGGCCATTTCTACAAA GGATGGTCGGATTAAACTATATGGTAAAGGTAATTCCCAAGGCCTACTTGAATCTAGTGAGCCATTGCCTAGCAAGTTCTTACAG TTCATCCAGAACCAAGGCATTCTCATAAATGTTACTTCCAATAATCATATTGAG GTTTGGGACATAGACAAGAAACTTTTGTCAGATGCTTACATTGTGAAGGAAGAAATCACTTCCTTTGCAGTCATACAACATAGCCTATATAT GTACATTGGATATTCTAATGGTAATATTTCAGTGTTGAAGATTGATCAAGAACCTTGGCATATGGTTCAAATGCAGTACACAATACCCCTCTCGGCTTCTTACG GAGATTCTGAAGTGCCTGATGATACTGTTGTGACACATATTCTGCCTCAACCAGCAGCTGAAAGTAAAAG GGTTCTGATAATCTTTAGAAATGGCCAGATAATTTTGTGGGATATTAGAGAAAGCAAAACTGTTTTCAAAACTGGTGGAAACATGTCACAACCACTCCATagtgaaacaaagaaagtttcTTCTGCATGTTGGTCATGTCCTTTTGGAAGCAAAGTTGTTGTAGGCTACAACAATGGAGAGATCTTCATTTGGAGTATCCCTTCCCTAAACGTAGGAAGAGACAGTTCAGCATCAGCGCCGGATCATAATAGTACACAGAACACTCCTCTTCTTAAACTTAACTTGGGATACAAGTCAGAGAAAATTCCCATAGGATCAATGAAATGGATTTATGCTGAAGGAAAGGCTAGTAGATTATATGTCATGGGAGATTGTGATGATGCATCTTCTTTAAACTCATTGCAG GTAGTGTTATTGAATGATAACATAGAATCACGCACGATTAAGTTGGGCCTTCATTTGTCTGAAAGTTGTGTTGCCATGGAGCTCATATCAGCTTCTTCAAATGAACAAAGCAAGCACAGACAAGAATCTTTGATTCTGATTGGGAAATCAGGCCATATATATCAATATGATGATGGTTTGATTGAAAGATATCTGATACAAAGCCAATCCAAGTCCTCACCCTCACTTCCAAAGGAAGTGACTGTGAAATTACCATTTGCAGATTCAAGCATcacaacttcaaaattcatatccAACACTACCAATATATTAAACATTGAAGAGGAG TATTATAGAGAGCTGATAAAAAATTATCCACCACTCATTACGGTCGAAACTAATCAAAAGGATGGGTCTACACTGAGTTCTGCCAAGTTTACTGGATTCTCAAAAGTTCAAAATCTGTACATAACTGGACACAGCAATGGAGCTCTAAACTTCTGGGATGCTTCATGTCCCCTTTTCATCCCAATTCTGCAGTTAAAGCAACAg AGTGAAAATGATTTTTCTTTAAGTGGCATACCCTTGACAGCATTATTTTTTGATAGCACATATCCTCTTCTTGTTTCTGGTGATCAGAGCGGAACG GTTCGCTTATTTAGATTCAAACCTGAACCATATACTACCAACAGCTTCATGTCTCTTACTG GCAGTTCAAAGAAAGGAACTGATCATATAATCCAGAGTGTGAAAGTTCTGAAGACTAATGGTGCTGTGCTTTCTATGAACATAAATCACAGTTCAACACATCTTGCAATTGGTTCTGATCAAGGACAT GTTTCAGTTTTTAGCATGGATGGACCAACATTGCTGTATCAGAAAAACATTGCTAGCGAAATATCCGCCGGCATTGTCGATCTACAGTTCCTAACATGCAGTCTGCAGGGTTTTGAGAAGAACATTCTAGCGGTCGGAACAAAGGACTCATCTATTTTTGCACTTGATACTGAAACTGGAAACACACTTGGCAATGGAAGTGTTCATCCAAAGAAGCCCTCTAGAGCTCTATTTATGCAGGTGTTGG AGGGACAGGGTAACAGTGAGGATGCAACAACAAAGCAATCATATATTCTGCTTTGTTCTGAGAAGGCTTTGTATGTCTATTCATTAGTTCATGCTGTTCAG GGAACAAAAAAGGTGCTCTATAAGAAGAAGTTTCATTCTTCTTCATGTTGCTGGGCATCAACATTTCACAGCAATAATGATATTGGCCTTATGCTCCTTTTCACCAATGGAAAAGTAGAATTAAG GTCTTTGCCGGAATTATCCTTGATTGTGGAGACTTCTATTAGAGGTTTCAACTATTCGCCTCCAAAACTTGGATCATTTTCTGACATCCAGATGTGTTGTTCATCAAGAGGAGATCTTGTTTTG GTTAGTGGTGATCAAGAAATTCTTGTGTTCTCAACATTGGTCCAAAGCAAAATTTTCAG GCTTTTGGATTTTGTCAGCACCATCTACAGCAAAGAAAGGATGACATCACAAGAAGAGCTTGTCCCTAGCCAAGCCATtcataaggaaaagaaaaag GGAATATTCAGTTCAGTTATCAAAGATCTCACCGGTGGTAAAGAAAAGCATGCCCCGATTGCGGAAACAGAAGATTCTAAAGAGAGTATCCAGGAACTCTCAGTGATCTTTTCGAATCCGAATTTTCCTTCTGAGACAGATAATAATGATAACCTGACTGCTGATGAAGATGATCTTGATCTAAATATAG ATGACATTGACATAGATGATCATGAAgaaaaacacagagaacaaaACAAATTGGGATTGGGAGCTCTTAACAAGAAGAAATTGGCTGGAAAGTTTCATGCTCTAAAAG GTAAGTTGAAAGAGATGAAGGGAAACATTCACAAAACATCAGCAAAGGaagatcaacaagaagagcaagccGGAACAGTTgatcaaattaagaaaaaatatggaTTCTCTTCTTATTCTTGTTCCAAT GAAACAAGTGCTGCTAAACTGTCAGAAAGCAAGCTGCGTGACAACTTGAACAAACTTCAG GGCATTAATGTTAAAACTACAGAAATGCAAGACACAGCAAAGTCATTTTCATCATTGGCAAATCAAGTGCTCCGAACAGCAGAACAAGATAGACGAAGTTCATAA
- the LOC112786093 gene encoding serpin-ZX-like, with protein sequence MIPVGTGFKMETHSKSAPNAATTTTNDGEKATAAPVMTPEFRLANHLLLSKESSGYKNVAFSPLCIKLLLGIVAAGSNGPVCDELLSFLRSESINDLNSVATQLLSSVLVDRSSSGGPHLSFANGVWVDKTLTLKPSFSQVLENTYKPTLASLDFTNKGEVAKEINSWAERESKGVVNNIIDPYSIELKDVIMANTLYFKGLWRDSGTFREKHTRDGDFHLLDGGGSVKVPFMDGSHQHYANAHHYQDFKVLSLNYKEASENVPKRMYTMHIFLPDEINGLPALVQKVCTESESLENMLPNGYKRLGVLKIPRFRLSFMVEASPMLKKMGLVLPFMEGALTEMVEERAAYISNIIQKCIIEVNEEGTKAVAAGRLQIPTTAGRGRTRREKPPPPFDFIADHPFLFLIREQFTGTVLFVGQVLNPLYG encoded by the coding sequence ATGATACCCGTTGGTACCGGATTCAAAATGGAAACACACTCCAAATCTGCCCCGaacgccgccaccaccaccaccaatgaCGGTGAAAAAGCGACGGCCGCTCCGGTGATGACTCCTGAATTTAGGCTTGCAAATCACTTACTACTCTCGAAAGAAAGCAGCGGTTACAAGAACGTTGCCTTTTCTCCTTTGTGCATCAAACTCCTTCTTGGCATTGTTGCCGCCGGGTCCAACGGCCCGGTTTGTGACGAACTCCTCTCGTTCCTCCGATCAGAATCCATCAACGATCTCAACTCCGTCGCAACACAGCTCTTGTCCTCCGTGCTTGTGGACCGTTCTTCGAGCGGCGGACCTCACCTCTCTTTCGCAAATGGTGTTTGGGTTGACAAAACCCTAACTCTAAAGCCTTCCTTCTCACAAGTATTGGAGAATACTTACAAGCCCACTTTGGCTTCACTTGATTTCACAAACAAGGGTGAAGTAGCGAAGGAGATTAACTCATGGGCTGAAAGGGAGTCGAAAGGCGTTGTTAACAACATCATTGATCCTTATTCAATCGAATTGAAGGACGTGATCATGGCTAACACACTCTACTTCAAAGGATTATGGAGAGACAGTGGCACCTTCAGAGAAAAACATACACGGGATGGTGACTTTCATCTCTTGGATGGTGGTGGCTCAGTGAAGGTTCCCTTCATGGATGGAAGTCACCAACATTACGCCAATGCTCATCATTATCAAGATTTCAAGGTCCTCAGTCTTAATTACAAGGAAGCCAGCGAAAATGTCCCCAAAAGGATGTACACCATGCACATTTTTCTTCCTGATGAAATCAACGGCTTGCCGGCTTTGGTCCAAAAGGTATGTACTGAATCTGAATCTCTTGAAAACATGCTCCCGAACGGTTATAAAAGATTAGGTGTGTTAAAGATCCCAAGATTTAGGCTATCTTTTATGGTTGAGGCTTCTCCAATGTTAAAGAAGATGGGTTTGGTGTTACCATTCATGGAAGGAGCTTTGACTGAAATGGTGGAGGAGAGAGCTGCGTATATTTCCAACATTATCCAGAAATGCATCATTGAAGTGAACGAAGAAGGGACCAAAGCTGTTGCAGCTGGAAGGTTGCAAATACCTACCACTGCAGGAAGAGGAAGAACAAGGAGGGAGAAGCCTCCTCCTCCTTTTGACTTTATTGCAGACCATCCATTCTTGTTTCTGATCAGAGAACAATTTACTGGAACTGTTCTTTTTGTTGGTCAAGTGCTCAATCCTCTTTACGGTTAA